One Exiguobacterium sp. BMC-KP genomic window, AGTCATGCAGGTCGTATGCGACATGGATTGGGATATCTAAAATATCTGCATATGTCTTTAATTGCTCAATAGCAGATATTCGATACGTATCCGTCGTAATGAGACCGACACGTTTTTTCTCAGTTAACGTATAATAAGCTGCTAATTTTGCAATCGTAGTCGTCTTTCCGACTCCTGTAGGACCTGTTAACATGATGAATTTCGAGTGCGTCGTTTTCGTTCGAATCTTTGTTTGAACCTCTTCGAGTAGGACAGTGTTCAATTCAGTTTGCTGCGTTTGATAATAGGTCGACACAAGTTTCTCATGTAACTGCTCTGCCAACTGATTCAGTGCTGGCTCGGCCAGTAACTTCGAATAGTGTCTGAGCTCTCTTGGTAATGGTCTTTCTCCTACGGTAATGATTGTAGGACGATCTGCGATTGATCGTATTTCTAATTGGTTCACACGAGGACTCACTCTAGACGGTAGTTCAACTTTAACATCCGATTTGTCTTCCACATGTTCATCAACTGAACCGACTAACTCCACTTTTCGCTTAGCAAAGACTCCGAAAATACCGCCGACTTTTATATGCCTTGTATTTAAAATGATAGCCTCTTCGCCTAACTCTTGTTTGATTCGCTCCATGGCTTCA contains:
- a CDS encoding GTP-binding protein, producing the protein MIVKKIVADTVAEAMERIKQELGEEAIILNTRHIKVGGIFGVFAKRKVELVGSVDEHVEDKSDVKVELPSRVSPRVNQLEIRSIADRPTIITVGERPLPRELRHYSKLLAEPALNQLAEQLHEKLVSTYYQTQQTELNTVLLEEVQTKIRTKTTHSKFIMLTGPTGVGKTTTIAKLAAYYTLTEKKRVGLITTDTYRISAIEQLKTYADILDIPIHVAYDLHDFEQAKVALQSCDIVLIDTAGRNFLDAGYVEQLKSRHDFEDTDVFLVLSLTAKYQDLLRMYDRFQSVPVSGFIFSKADETSELWSIVGLAEASDLPIYCITTGQEVPEDITFSSVEEISQMVVERGMG